A window of Drosophila subobscura isolate 14011-0131.10 chromosome E, UCBerk_Dsub_1.0, whole genome shotgun sequence contains these coding sequences:
- the LOC117890614 gene encoding protein suppressor 2 of zeste, protein MHLQTTHKTAQLAPMDSTIATASSSSAVSTAATHCDVRQFHGLITCGLCHGYMIDPTTVDHCYHTYCRSCILKHLLRVAYCPQCKSSGGKEISEINLRSDDILRSLIYKLVPGLYRRECDQLADFKEQHRELFDGDDQQAVPEPEFFTPADLVSLSLEYHPAMLEKCTAASEVPPVIYLQCPAGLKVELLRRFLCSKYNIDAENKLVEVEVTYEDEVLPSSFTLMDVGYCYKWTGHAPMAFCYRIMVYESERAKNDEHNLSRINSQEVDNARKVRRSKSGKSVTFAEDLEVEMDSPSVSGSPRGKGRNKSAKVSPPPKAKRLATAKRELEDSSSSSSVSSFKSLRSNDMRYSDYAVARVKSEPEAEPDADAADQPRESALPPHMNIVVSIPPSQLSRYVDDADFELKTANKKGNLPKLKIELNSMRSKLSMPMSAEPRLEDTSCSAQQLDLETYAKNIGLKPIEPTHSTPSVAAADTKYSPNASPMSSCSTSTNGSGSGSNVLGTADGNSSIPNAGSGSSSHRKRKKKHSKEPKDANGKRKKLHAEISSQTDGKMKVKITSNPTTNHKHKLDLKRSHSLAGGELGLGSSASASASVSLSHLKLDETRGATSEALNRTLSEESRSISSLMTGAPTPPPTPTTETDATKMALVAKELALPASPPLPPSLFKAFTPASAPVAMPSTTISVTKPKPQQQQQQQPAKAGTKPQHTNNNNNNNNNNNNNNNNRKQAQSVSPGGHFVVPQPPTHANRNMYHMQRYLSTPSSIASSANKQPKRSVSVDESLAKQARLHQVQAMPSYAARFQMHANGNGPKVASASYLPNPQTRLYGPEMAKQQQALPSPTISSGSLTITPRGRPSQQMAYSFPEPASHMPAVEFVRLVPSKPAAGAMPKQPPAMMTGGRIMGPPAALPKQQTQHQHQHQNQQQAQSQAKGQAKRAAVQSPPMPMPMPMPMPMPIPAIVKSPPLAVALSGQRGSHNYNNQNHNHKSNNSKSNNNAAYRASPPALINLRNTDPLPFPSKSSAKADANSKKSPPAAAAGTGAGCIGGGSTGSSSSGSGSGSQSKTNGTTALDPSKTGLREFRPPFGTALPAAAAAAAKDADILDLSANPGRNSSTSTKLAGTSRAPTSTLPPAGSTSGSSSNSLEAALNKIKQNISANSNSNGNGGGLTSGAAATTTTAANGTTTNTSTPSSSSSSSTATATATGTGTGDDLQNLHLLSESATAREKISIKSGGSNIFENKPKNGNAVVRPQNASVRSIPNPSALAFRNQTTLPAAATSTAAAASPAASVSMASAITKPLTVKAEEKSKMSTTAPGQLSPTGSNGSSHSSSGCSAAATSPRALTKKPTTIDQVAANLNIRAEAKAAALAEEAPLVLTTSSAKSPELAKTTAAVTVTATATATATATATAQPDPVAIGPKSESTKETAITVSAASTLLSIPAAAGLVSQSEALPKPPVQIAATDTLAPVASSA, encoded by the exons ATGCATCTCCAAACCACGCACAAAACGGCTCAACTCGCGCCAATGGATTCCACAATCGCAACTGCATCCAGTTCCTCAGCTGTCTcaactgctgccacacactgcgACGTGCGGCAGTTTCACGGCTTGATAACATGCGGCCTCTGTCATGGCTACATGATCGATCCCACCACAGTGGACCATTGCTATCACACAT ATTGCCGCAGTTGCATATTGAAGCATCTGCTGCGCGTTGCCTACTGCCCGCAGTGCAAGTCCAGCGGCGGCAAGGAGATCAGCGAGATCAACCTCAG ATCGGACGACATTCTGCGATCGCTGATCTATAAGCTGGTGCCCGGCCTGTATCGAAGGGAGTGCGATCAGCTGGCAGACTTCAAGGAGCAGCATCGGGAACTGTTCGATGGGGACGACCAGCAGGCGGTGCCCGAGCCGGAGTTCTTCACACCGGCGGATCTTGTGAG CCTCTCCCTGGAGTACCATCCGGCGATGCTGGAGAAGTGCACGGCGGCGAGCGAGGTGCCGCCGGTTATCTACCTGCAGTGCCCCGCCGGGCTGaaggtggagctgctgcggcgcTTCCTCTGCTCCAAGTACAACATCGATGCGGAGAACAAGCTGGTCGAGGTGGAGGTGACCTACGAGGACGAGGTGCTGCCCTCCAGCTTCACACTGATGGACGTGGGCTATTGCTACAAGTGGACTGGG CATGCCCCGATGGCCTTCTGCTACCGGATTATGGTGtacgagagcgagcgagcaaaaAACGACGAGCACAATCTGTCGAGGATTAATAGCCAGGAGGTGGACAATGCGCGGAAGGTGCGCCGCTCCAAGAGCGGCAAGTCGGTGACTTTCGCCGAGGACCTCGAGGTGGAGATGGACTCGCCCTCGGTGTCGGGCTCGCCGCGCGGCAAGGGGCGCAACAAATCCGCGAAAGTGTCACCGCCACCGAAGGCCAAGCGCCTGGCGACGGCCAAGCGCGAGCTGGAggacagctccagctccagttcggTGAGCAGCTTCAAGAGTCTCCGCAGCAACGACATGCGCTACAGCGACTATGCCGTGGCGCGTGTGAAGAGTGAGCCCGAGGCAGAgccggatgcggatgcggccGACCAGCCCCGAGAGTCCGCACTGCCGCCCCACATGAACATCGTGGTGAGCATTCCGCCCTCGCAGCTCAGTCGCTACGTGGACGATGCGGACTTTGAGCTGAAGACGGCCAACAAGAAGGGCAACCTGCCCAAGCTGAAGATCGAGCTGAACAGCATGAGAAGCAAGCTGTCCATGCCGATGTCCGCGGAGCCCCGCCTGGAGGACACCTCCTGCTCCGCACAGCAGCTCGATCTGGAGACCTACGCCAAGAACATTGGACTCAAGCCCATCGAACCCACCCACTCCACACCATCGGTGGCTGCAGCGGACACGAAATACAGTCCGAACGCCTCGCCAATGTCCTCTTGCTCCACATCCACCAATGGCTCTGGGTCGGGCTCCAATGTCTTGGGCACAGCAGATGGCAACAGCTCCATTCCCAACGCAGGTTCTGGGTCCAGCTCCCATCGCAAGCGCAAGAAGAAGCACTCCAAGGAGCCGAAGGACGCGAATGGAAAGCGCAAGAAGCTGCACGCGGAGATCTCCTCGCAGACCGATGGAAAGATGAAGGTGAAGATCACTTCCAATCCCACCACCAACCACAAGCACAAGCTGGACCTGAAGCGATCACACTCCCTGGCTGGCGGCGAACTGGGCCTGGGATcctcagcctccgcctccgcctccgtctccctctcccacctGAAGTTGGACGAGACGAGAGGCGCCACCAGCGAGGCGCTCAACCGGACGCTCAGCGAGGAGTcgcgcagcatcagcagcctcATGACCGGCGCTCCCACGCCGCCCCCCACGCCCACAACCGAAACGGATGCGACCAAAATGGCGCTGGTGGCCAAGGAGCTCGCGTTGCCGGCATCGCCCCCGCTGCCGCCGAGCCTCTTCAAGGCCTTTACCCCAGCCTCCGCTCCAGTCGCGATGCCATCCACGACGATTTCTGTGACTAAGCccaagccacagcagcagcagcagcagcaaccagcaaagGCGGGCACAAAGCCTCagcacaccaacaacaacaacaataacaacaataacaacaacaacaacaacaacaaccggaAACAGGCCCAGTCGGTGTCGCCTGGCGGACACTTTGTGGTGCCCCAGCCACCGACGCACGCAAATCGCAACATGTACCACATGCAGCGCTACCTCTCCACACCCAGCTCCATCGCCAGTTCGGCCAACAAGCAGCCGAAGCGCTCCGTCTCCGTGGACGAGTCCCTGGCCAAACAGGCGCGCCTGCATCAAGTCCAGGCCATGCCCAGCTACGCGGCTCGCTTCCAGATGCACGCCAATGGAAACGGACCGAAGGTGGCCTCCGCCTCCTACCTGCCCAATCCCCAGACGCGTCTGTACGGCCCGGAgatggccaagcagcagcaggcgctgccCAGCCCCACCATCAGCAGTGGCTCGCTGACCATCACGCCCCGCGGTCGTCCCAGCCAGCAAATGGCCTACTCCTTcccagagccagccagccacatgcCCGCCGTGGAGTTTGTGCGCCTGGTGCCCAGCAAGCCGGCGGCGGGTGCGATGCCCAAGCAGCCGCCCGCGATGATGACTGGCGGTCGCATAATGGGACCACCGGCGGCACTGCCCAAGCAGCAgacccagcaccagcaccagcatcagaaTCAGCAACAGGCTCAGAGCCAGGCCAAGGGACAGGCGAAGAGAGCTGCTGTCCAGTCGCCGccaatgcccatgcccatgcccatgccgatgccaatgccgatTCCGGCGATTGTCAAGTCGCCGCCGCTGGCAGTCGCACTGAGTGGGCAACGTGGCAgccacaactacaacaaccagaaccacaaccacaagagcaacaacagcaagagcaacaacaatgcggcTTATCGAGCATCTCCGCCTGCATTAATAAATCTGCGCAACACCGATCCACTCCCGTTTCCATCAAAGTCAAGCGCAAAGGCAGACGCCAATTCAAAGAAATccccgccagcagctgcagcgggaactggagctggctgCATCGGAGGTGGTTcgacgggcagcagcagcagcggcagcggcagcggcagtcaaAGCAAAACCAATGGCACGACTGCATTGGATCCATCGAAAACTGGTTTGCGCGAATTTCGACCGCCGTTTGGCACAGCgttgc cagcagcagcagcagcagcagccaaggaTGCCGACATACTTGATTTATCAGCGAACCCTggacgcaacagcagcaccagcaccaaatTGGCTGGGACAAGCAGGGCGCCCACATCCACATTACCGCCTGCGGGCAGCAcctcaggcagcagcagcaacagcctgGAGGCAGCcttaaacaaaatcaaacagaaCATATccgccaacagcaacagcaatggcaatggaggAGGATTAACCTCTGGGgcggcagcgacaacaacaacagcggcaaatggcaccaccaccaacacaagcactccaagcagcagcagcagcagcagcactgccacagccacagccactggcactggcactggcgatGATCTACAGAATCTGCATTTGCTCTCCGAATCGGCGACGGCGCGCGAGAAGATCTCGATAAAGTCGGGCGGCAGCAACATCTTCGAGAACAAGCCAAAGAATGGGAATGCAGTGGTGCGGCCACAGAATGCCTCAGTGCGGAGCATACCCAATCCATCCGCACTGGCCTTTCGCAATCAGACAAcgcttccagcagcagcaacatcgacagcagcagcagcatcaccagcagcatctGTATCTATGGCCAGTGCAATCACGAAACCGCTGACGGTGAAGGCCGAGGAAAAGTCCAAGATGTCAACCACCGCGCCGGGCCAGCTCAGTCCCAccggcagcaatggcagcagccacagcagctctggatgcagtgcagcagccaccTCGCCGCGTGCCCTGACCAAGAAACCGACGACGATCGATCAAGTGGCGGCCAATTTGAATATTCGTGCCGAGGCCAAAGCCGCTGCCCTGGCCGAGGAGGCTCCCCTGGTGCTCACCACCAGCTCCGCCAAGTCCCCGGAGCTGGCCAAGACGACAGCGGCAGTCACAGTTACAGCCACAGcgactgccacagccacagccacagccacagcccaacCCGATCCAGTCGCAATCGGCCCGAAGTCAGAGTCGACCAAGGAGACGGCAATCACCGTCTCGGCGGCCAGCACTCTCCTGTCCATACCCGCAGCGGCGGGCCTCGTGAGCCAGTCCGAGGCCCTGCCCAAGCCACCCGTGCAGATCGCCGCCACTGACACCCTGGCTCCGGTGGCGAGTTCCGCTTAG